In Populus nigra chromosome 1, ddPopNigr1.1, whole genome shotgun sequence, one genomic interval encodes:
- the LOC133670950 gene encoding ABC transporter G family member 29-like, translated as MDGVERARASGRRSSHNSLSRSISRSLSRASWNMEDMFSVGRQSRRSNLVDEDEEALKWAAIEKLPTYNRLRTSIIKSFVDTEDQGNKMLQHKEVDVRKLDINERQNFIDKLFKVAEEDNEKYLKKFRQRVDKVGIRLPTIEVRFDHLTIEADCHFGTRALPTLPNAARNMFESALGVVGINLAQRTKLTILKDASGIIKPSRMALLLGPPSSGKTTLLLALAGKLDPSLKVTGDLTYNGYEFKEFMPRKSSAYISQNDVHIGEMTVKETLDFSARCQGVGTRYDLLSELARREKDAGIFPEAEVDLFMKATAMEGVESSLITDYTLKILGLDICKDTIVGDDMIRGISGGQKKRVTTGEMIVGPTKTLFMDEISTGLDSSTTYQIVKCLQHIVHYTEATILVSLLQPAPETFDLFDDIILLSEGQIVYQGPREHILAFFESCGFRCPERKGTADFLQEVTSKKDQEQYWDDRNKPYRYVTVPEFVERFKRFHVGMRLENELSVPFDKTQGHKAALSFSKYSVPRMELLKACWDREWILVKRNAYVYVAKTVQLIIMAIIMSTVFIKSKMHTRNEGDGAVYIGALLFTMIINMFNGFAELSLVIKRLPVFYKQRDLQFHPAWTFTLPTFLLQLPMSIIESVVWVSITYYSVGFAPDASRFFKQLLLVFFIQQMASGLFRLIAGVCRTMIIANTGGALTLLLVFLLGGFILPKGTIPDWWGWGYWVSPLSYGFNAIAVNEMSAPRWMNKNGSDNSTSLGTAVLKNFDVYTDKNWYWIGTAAILGFAVLFNVLFTFALAYFSPAGKSQAIISEETTKEGTRSTQSLSHSNGNNTSEMAILRTRSPSNPNGLSGNADSLEAANGVAPKRGMVLPFSPLAMSFDSMNYFVDMPPEMKEQGVPEDRLQLLREVTGAFRPGVLTALMGVSGAGKTTLMDVLAGRKTGGYIEGEIKISGFPKKQETFARISGYCEQNDIHSPQVTVKESLIYSAFLRLPKEVSKQEKMIFVDEVMELVELNNLKDAVVGLPGITGLSTEQRKRLTIAVELVANPSIIFMDEPTSGLDARAAAIVMRTVRNTVDTGRTVVCTIHQPSIDIFEAFDELLLMKRGGQAIYSGPLGRNSHKIIEYFEAISGVPKIKEKYNPATWMLEVSSVAAEVRLGMDFAEQYRSSSLHQRNKALVKELSTPPPGAKDLYFATQFSESAWGQFKSCLWKQWWTYWRSPDYNLVRYFFTLVCALMVGSIFWKVGTKRDSSSDLTMIIGAMYASVLFVGINNCSTVQPVVAVERTVFYREKAAGMYSALPYAIAQVVCEIPYVFVQTTYYTLIVYAMVSFEWTAAKFFWFFFVNFFSFLYFTYYGMMTVSVTPNHQVAAIFAATFYSLFNLFSGFFIPRPKIPKWWVWYYWICPVAWTVYGLIVSQYGDVMDTIKVPGRAGDDPTIKVYIQENFGYDPDFMGQVAAVLVGFTVFFAFLFAFCIRTLNFQTR; from the exons ATGGACGGCGTAGAGAGAGCTCGAGCTTCCGGTAGACGATCAAGTCACAACAGCTTGAGCAGGAGCATAAGCAGGAGCTTGAGCAGGGCTAGTTGGAACATGGAAGACATGTTTTCAGTTGGCAGGCAATCTAGGAGAAGCAACCTtgtcgatgaagatgaagaagctcTAAAATGGGCTGCCATAGAGAAGTTACCGACATACAATAGGTTAAGAACAAGTATCATCAAATCTTTCGTGGATACTGAGGACCAAGGCAACAAGATGCTGCAGCATAAAGAAGTTGATGTGAGAAAGCTTGACATAAATGAGAGACAAAATTTTATCGACAAGCTCTTTAAGGTTGCAGAGGAAGATAATGAGAAATACTTGAAGAAATTCAGACAAAGAGTCGATAA GGTTGGCATCCGACTCCCGACAATTGAGGTCAGGTTTGATCATTTAACAATTGAAGCTGACTGCCACTTTGGCACCAGAGCTCTCCCCACCCTTCCAAATGCTGCAAGAAACATGTTTGAATCAGCTCTTGGTGTAGTTGGGATTAATTTGGCTCAGAGAACTAAGCTCACAATCCTCAAAGATGCATCTGGGATTATAAAACCTTCACG GATGGCACTACTGCTAGGACCACCATCCTCAGGAAAAACAACTCTTTTGTTGGCTCTAGCAGGAAAGTTGGACCCGAGTCTTAAG GTTACAGGGGACCTAACATACAATGGATATGAATTCAAGGAATTTATGCCACGGAAATCATCAGCATATATCAGCCAAAACGATGTTCACATAGGAGAAATGACCGTGAAAGAAACCTTGGATTTCTCAGCGAGGTGTCAAGGGGTCGGGACACGATATG ATCTCCTAAGTGAGCTTGCAAGAAGAGAGAAGGATGCTGGAATATTTCCAGAGGCAGAAGTGGATCTTTTCATGAAG GCAACTGCAATGGAAGGAGTTGAAAGCAGTCTCATTACTGACTACACACTCAAA ATACTAGGACTTGATATATGCAAGGATACCATCGTCGGAGATGACATGATAAGAGGGATATCGGGTGGACAGAAAAAGCGAGTGACTACag GAGAGATGATTGTTGGGCCCACAAAAACACTTTTCATGGATGAGATATCCACCGGTCTAGATAGCTCCACAACATATCAAATAGTGAAGTGCTTGCAGCACATTGTACACTACACCGAGGCTACAATCTTGGTGTCCCTGCTCCAACCTGCTCCTGAGACGTTTGATCTCTTCGATGATATCATCCTTTTATCAGAAGGCCAGATTGTATACCAGGGCCCACGAGAACACATTCTTGCTTTCTTTGAGAGCTGTGGGTTCCGCTGTCCTGAGAGGAAGGGCACAGCTGATTTCTTACAAGAG GTTACTTCGAAGAAAGACCAGGAACAGTATTGGGATGATAGAAACAAGCCATATAGATACGTCACAGTCCCAGAATTTGTTGAAAGGTTCAAGAGGTTCCATGTGGGGATGAGGCTAGAGAATGAGCTTTCCGTGCCATTCGACAAGACCCAAGGCCACAAAGCAGCTCTGTCATTCTCGAAGTATTCTGTTCCCAGAATGGAACTGCTCAAGGCATGTTGGGATCGAGAATGGATACTGGTTAAGAGAAATGCATATGTTTATGTAGCCAAGACGGTTCAACTTATTATTATGGCAATTATAATGTCCACAGTGTTCATCAAGTCTAAAATGCACACAAGGAATGAAGGAGATGGAGCGGTATACATTGGTGCCCTTTTGTTTACTATGATCATTAACATGTTCAATGGTTTTGCTGAGCTCTCACTTGTAATCAAGAGGCTTCCAGTATTTTACAAGCAAAGAGATCTTCAATTCCATCCTGCCTGGACTTTCACTCTGCCAACTTTCTTGCTACAGCTGCCAATGTCTATAATTGAGTCTGTTGTTTGGGTGTCAATTACCTATTACTCCGTTGGTTTTGCACCTGACGCTAGCAG GTTTTTCAAGCAACTGCTGCTGGTATTTTTCATCCAACAGATGGCTTCTGGGCTCTTTAGGCTTATTGCTGGGGTCTGCAGAACCATGATCATTGCCAACACCGGCGGGGCTCTCACTCTACTCCTTGTTTTCTTGCTTGGAGGTTTCATCTTACCTAAAG GTACCATTCCAGATTGGTGGGGATGGGGTTATTGGGTTTCACCTTTGTCTTATGGTTTCAATGCCATAGCTGTGAACGAAATGTCTGCACCAAGGTGGATGAACAAAAAC GGTTCAGACAACTCTACCAGTTTAGGCACAGCAGTGCTCAAGAACTTTGATGTTTACACAGATAAGAACTGGTATTGGATTGGCACAGCTGCGATTCTAGGCTTTGCTGTTCTATTCAATGTTCTCTTCACCTTTGCTCTCGCGTACTTTAGTC CTGCTGGAAAATCACAGGCCATAATCTCTGAGGAAACAACAAAAGAAGGAACCAGGTCAACACAGTCGTTATCCCATTCTAATGGAAACAATACAA GTGAAATGGCAATCTTGAGAACGAGGAGCCCATCCAATCCCAATGGACTAAGTGGAAATGCTGATTCACTTGAGGCAGCAAATGGAGTGGCTCCTAAGAGAGGAATGGTTCTTCCTTTCTCTCCTCTAGCCATGTCCTTTGACAGTATGAATTATTTTGTGGACATGCCCCCG GAAATGAAGGAGCAAGGAGTTCCAGAGGATAGGCTGCAACTACTTCGAGAAGTAACAGGAGCATTTAGGCCTGGAGTACTCACGGCATTAATGGGAGTCAGTGGAGCTGGAAAGACCACATTGATGGATGTTTTGGCAGGAAGAAAGACTGGTGGATACATTgaaggtgaaattaaaatttcCGGGTTCCCCAAGAAACAGGAAACGTTTGCAAGAATTTCTGGATATTGCGAACAGAATGATATCCACTCTCCTCAAGTCACTGTTAAAGAATCATTGATTTATTCAGCATTTCTTCGGCTCCCTAAAGAAGTCAGCAAACAAGAAAAGATG ATTTTCGTGGATGAAGTGATGGAGTTGGTCGAGCTAAACAATCTCAAGGATGCTGTAGTTGGGCTTCCAGGAATCACAGGGTTGTCAACAGAACAGAGAAAGAGGTTAACAATAGCAGTGGAACTGGTTGCTAAtccctccatcattttcatGGATGAACCAACTTCTGGTCTTGATGCAAGGGCAGCTGCCATTGTTATGAGGACTGTGAGAAACACTGTGGATACTGGGAGAACAGTTGTCTGTACGATCCATCAACCTAGCATTGACATCTTTGAAGCCTTTGATGAATTGTTATTAATGAAGAGGGGAGGACAAGCAATCTACTCAGGACCATTGGGTCGAAACTCTCACAAGATCATTGAATACTTCGAG GCCATTTCTGGAGTCCCTAAAATCAAAGAGAAGTACAATCCAGCAACATGGATGCTAGAAGTGAGTTCAGTTGCAGCTGAAGTCCGGCTTGGAATGGACTTTGCGGAGCAGTACAGATCTTCATCCTTGCATCA GAGAAACAAGGCTTTGGTGAAGGAGTTGAGCACACCACCACCAGGAGCAAAAGACCTTTATTTCGCCACTCAGTTTTCAGAGTCTGCATGGGGGCAGTTCAAATCTTGCCTTTGGAAGCAGTGGTGGACATACTGGAGAAGTCCTGATTACAACCTTGTTAGATACTTCTTCACCTTAGTTTGTGCTCTTATGGTTGGTAGCATATTCTGGAAGGTCGGGACAAAAAG GGATAGCTCAAGCGATCTGACTATGATTATCGGTGCCATGTATGCTTCTGTCTTGTTTGTTGGTATTAACAACTGCTCAACTGTACAACCAGTTGTAGCAGTCGAAAGAACCGTGTTTTACAGAGAAAAAGCAGCTGGAATGTATTCTGCATTACCCTATGCCATTGCACAG GTTGTTTGTGAAATACCATACGTATTTGTTCAAACTACATACTATACACTTATTGTGTATGCCATGGTGTCCTTCGAATGGACTGCAGCCAAATTCTTTTGGTTCTTCTTtgtcaatttcttttccttcctttaCTTCACATACTATGGAATGATGACTGTTTCCGTTACCCCAAACCACCAAGTAGCAGCCATCTTTGCAGCAACATTCTATTCTCTCTTCAATCTTTTCTCTGGCTTCTTTATACCAAGACCG AAAATTCCCAAGTGGTGGGTCTGGTACTATTGGATTTGCCCTGTAGCGTGGACAGTGTATGGACTAATCGTGTCCCAATATGGTGATGTTATGGACACCATTAAAGTTCCTGGTCGCGCTGGTGATGATCCTACAATAAAGGTTTATATACAAGAAAATTTTGGATATGACCCAGATTTCATGGGGCAGGTTGCCGCAGTCTTGGTTGGCTTTACAGTCTTCTTCGCATTCCTGTTTGCCTTCTGCATAAGGACACTGAACTTCCAGACAAGATAG